From the genome of Phytohabitans rumicis, one region includes:
- a CDS encoding GNAT family N-acetyltransferase → MSALVDEAWVVAGGVAERLGVRITELSDVPSQHAAAELLRQVWGADSADQLVNAGLMRAFGHSGNYVVGAYRGDDLIGAAVAFLGADHLHSHIAGVQPGGQGSGVGYAMKLHQRAWALDRNIDAVCWTYDPLVRRNAYFNLHKLGATATAYLPDFYGLMDDGINTGDVSDRVYVRWALTSPAVVAAAEGHGVAVDPAGGTVVLGRSDGGAPVPAAAGGRRLLIAVPADVEALRRTDPDLTGRWRYAVRAAMIEALDRGYRIAGITKDGWYVLEAHL, encoded by the coding sequence ATGAGCGCTCTGGTCGACGAGGCGTGGGTGGTGGCCGGCGGCGTCGCCGAGCGGCTGGGCGTGCGGATCACGGAGCTTTCGGACGTGCCCAGCCAGCATGCCGCGGCCGAGCTGCTGCGCCAGGTGTGGGGCGCGGACTCGGCGGACCAGTTGGTCAACGCGGGGTTGATGCGCGCATTCGGCCACTCGGGCAACTACGTCGTGGGTGCCTACCGGGGCGACGACCTGATCGGCGCGGCGGTGGCGTTCCTCGGGGCGGACCACCTGCACTCGCACATCGCGGGCGTCCAGCCGGGCGGGCAGGGCAGCGGCGTCGGGTACGCGATGAAGCTGCACCAGCGGGCCTGGGCGCTCGACCGGAACATCGACGCGGTGTGCTGGACGTACGACCCGCTCGTGCGCCGCAACGCGTACTTCAATCTGCACAAGCTCGGCGCGACGGCCACGGCGTACCTGCCGGATTTCTACGGCCTGATGGACGACGGCATCAACACCGGCGACGTGAGCGACCGGGTCTACGTGCGCTGGGCGCTGACCTCGCCGGCCGTGGTGGCCGCTGCCGAGGGGCACGGCGTGGCGGTCGATCCGGCGGGCGGCACCGTCGTCCTGGGGCGGAGCGACGGCGGCGCGCCCGTGCCGGCGGCGGCGGGCGGGCGGCGCCTGCTGATCGCGGTGCCGGCCGACGTGGAGGCGCTGCGCCGGACCGACCCGGACCTGACCGGGCGCTGGCGCTACGCGGTGCGCGCGGCCATGATCGAGGCGCTGGACCGGGGCTACCGGATCGCCGGGATCACCAAGGACGGCTGGTACGTGCTGGAGGCACACCTATGA
- a CDS encoding DUF7144 family membrane protein: MATRRSSESTWAVGGVVFAATMMIMLGIWQVFVGIAAIANDEFFVTVRNYTYDIDTTAWGWIHLILGALAAIAGFFLFSGATWARWVAIAFAALAIIDNFIFLPYYPLWSLAVIALGVFVIWSLTTVDSRRMAGGETTRAGYYTNERSQPATERWPTNKPSTARRAEPANEATTPSATEVSETPPLGRQ, translated from the coding sequence ATGGCTACCAGAAGAAGCAGCGAGAGCACGTGGGCAGTCGGCGGCGTGGTCTTCGCCGCCACGATGATGATCATGTTGGGCATCTGGCAGGTCTTCGTCGGCATCGCGGCCATCGCGAACGACGAGTTCTTCGTCACGGTGCGTAACTACACGTATGACATCGACACCACGGCATGGGGCTGGATCCACCTGATCCTCGGCGCGCTCGCGGCGATCGCGGGGTTCTTCCTCTTCAGCGGCGCCACCTGGGCCCGCTGGGTCGCGATCGCCTTCGCCGCGCTGGCCATCATCGACAACTTCATCTTCCTGCCGTACTACCCGCTGTGGTCACTGGCGGTGATCGCGCTCGGTGTGTTCGTCATCTGGTCGCTGACCACCGTCGACTCGCGCCGGATGGCCGGCGGCGAGACGACCAGGGCCGGCTACTACACCAACGAGCGGTCGCAGCCCGCGACGGAGCGGTGGCCCACCAACAAGCCCAGCACGGCGCGCCGCGCCGAGCCGGCCAACGAGGCCACCACCCCATCCGCCACGGAGGTCTCAGAGACCCCACCGCTCGGGCGGCAGTAG
- a CDS encoding CHRD domain-containing protein: MIKHARLLAIAVAAVVLGAAGGSAAMAGGSDTRAGNTLHERLTGYEEDPIVISTTGQGQLRVQIDEKAQEITYRLSYATLEGTVTQAHIHFGGKAQSGGISVFLCTNLGNGPAGTQLCPAAPATVTGTIRPGDVIGPVGQGITAGQFTELVGAIRAGATYVNVHSSLYPAGEIRAQLGHH; this comes from the coding sequence ATGATCAAGCATGCGCGACTACTGGCGATCGCCGTCGCTGCCGTGGTGCTGGGCGCCGCGGGGGGAAGCGCGGCGATGGCGGGCGGAAGCGACACGCGGGCAGGAAACACGCTCCACGAGCGGCTGACCGGGTACGAGGAGGACCCGATCGTGATCTCCACGACCGGGCAGGGTCAGCTCCGGGTCCAGATCGACGAGAAGGCGCAGGAGATCACCTACCGGCTCAGCTACGCGACGCTCGAAGGCACCGTCACCCAGGCGCACATTCACTTTGGGGGTAAAGCGCAAAGTGGCGGCATCAGCGTCTTCCTCTGCACCAACCTCGGCAATGGGCCGGCCGGCACCCAGTTGTGCCCGGCGGCTCCGGCCACCGTCACTGGGACCATCCGGCCCGGTGACGTCATCGGTCCCGTGGGGCAGGGCATCACGGCGGGGCAGTTCACGGAGTTGGTCGGCGCGATCCGCGCGGGCGCGACGTACGTGAACGTACACAGCTCGCTGTACCCGGCGGGCGAGATCAGGGCCCAGCTCGGACACCACTGA